A stretch of the Rosa rugosa chromosome 5, drRosRugo1.1, whole genome shotgun sequence genome encodes the following:
- the LOC133707799 gene encoding LOW QUALITY PROTEIN: NADH-ubiquinone oxidoreductase chain 1 (The sequence of the model RefSeq protein was modified relative to this genomic sequence to represent the inferred CDS: inserted 1 base in 1 codon; substituted 4 bases at 4 genomic stop codons): MAFVQCXKDPDVVGVFGLXXPLAXLSSSANFSLFRMAPVTAYRLNLVAWAVVPFGYGYXKELYLSLVIVGLLYLFAISWLGVYGIIIAG, from the exons ATGGCTTTTGTGCAATGTTGAAAGGATCCTGATGTAGTGGGAGTGTTCGGATTGTGATAACCTCTAG GTTTATCCAGTAGTGCTAATTTCTCCCTTTTTAGAATGGCTCCAGTGACTGCATATAGGTTAAATCTGGTTGCTTGGGCTGTTGTACCTTTTGGTTATGGATACTGAAAGGAACTTTATCTAAGTCTAGTTATAGTAGGGCTACTTTATTTGTTTGCCATATCTTGGCTAGGTGTTTATGGAATAATCATAGCAGGTTAG
- the LOC133707798 gene encoding uncharacterized protein LOC133707798: protein MEGQQPWRPRLSFRSATIMMCLLNVITALLLLQGFLFSTSSRSKSSPSSATLRYIRESEEIRLAMRPLELIKRVREIQREASGEPETLQEKDTRQTVAVDLSKRLKDLHATNDANSLKALEEWRKRKMERARLRDLEKNGTHSSQA from the exons ATGGAGGGACAGCAGCCATGGAGGCCCAGATTGTCGTTCAGGAGCGCCACCATAATGATGTGCTTGCTGAACGTCATCACAGCTCTTCTGTTGCTCCAGGGCTTTCTCTTCTCTACTTCTTCTCGCTCCAAATCCTCACCCAGTTCAG CCACACTCAGGTATATCAGAGAATCTGAAGAGATCCGTCTTGCTATGCGACCCTTGGAACTAATAAAAAGA GTGAGGGAAATCCAACGAGAAGCATCTGGAGAACCAGAAACACTCCAAGAGAAAGACACAAGGCAGACAGTTGCAGTTGACCTTTCAAAAAGATTGAAGGATCTGCATGCTACTAATGATGCTAACAGTTTGAAAG CCTTGGAAGAGTGGCGTAAACGGAAGATGGAACGAGCAAGACTGCGTGACCTGGAGAAAAATGGAACACACTCATCTCAAGCTTGA
- the LOC133708146 gene encoding glutamyl-tRNA(Gln) amidotransferase subunit B, chloroplastic/mitochondrial-like, producing the protein MASTIFRSFQTHPFVFHPTTLLRRKNVLLYCTMRSEQTQTATQEKVKPQVKVSNLNPNKKLENISKDYEAVIGIETHVQLSTQTKAFCSCPYNYGSQPNTSICPICMGLPGALPILNVKVIESAVKVGLALNCKLAMNSKFDRKQYFYADLPKGYQISQFDVPIATGGYIDLDIPVEFGGGHRKFGITRVHMEEDAGKLMHSDDGSYSQVDLNRAGVPLLEIVSEPDMRNGIEAAEYAAEIQRVVRYLGVSNGNMQEGSLRCDVNVSVRPIGQLQFGTKVEIKNLNAFSAVSRAIDYEISRQVLLHSQGQDKEIVQETRLWEEGAQKTVTMRKKEGLSDYRYFPEPDLPEVFLTQDYVDGIHNSLPELPEMKRRRYEKMGLSMQDILFLANDMNVAEFFDTTIKKGADAKLAANWIMSDIAAYMKNEELSITEVKLSPQELAELIASIKDGTISGKIGKQILFELLAKGGTVKGLIEEKDLVQIVDPAEIEKMVEKVLSENPKQLDQYRGGKTKLQGYFAGQIMKLSKGKANPGLLNKILLEKLNAKS; encoded by the exons ATGGCCTCCACAATTTTCAGAAGCTTTCAAACCCACCCTTTTGTGTTCCATCCCACTACATTACTTAGAAGAAAGAATGTTCTTTTGTATTGCACAATGAGAAGTGAACAAACCCAGACAGCCACCCAAGAGAAGGTTAAGCCACAAGTGAAAGTTTCTAACTTGAACCCGAATAAGAAACTGGAGAATATCTCGAAGGACTATGAAGCAGTCATAGGTATCGAAACCCATGTCCAGCTATCCACTCAGACCAAGGCCTTTTGTAGTTGCCCTTATAATTATGGCTCTCAACCAAACACTAGTATTTGCCCCATTTGTATGGGTCTGCCCGGTGCTTTACCGATTTTGAACGTTAAGGTCATTGAGTCTGCTGTGAAAGTTGGACTTGCACTCAATTGCAAATTGgcaatgaactcgaagtttgaTCGGAAACAATACTTTTACGCGGACCTTCCAAAGGGGTACCAAATATCCCAGTTTGATGTTCCAATTGCGACTGGTGGCTACATTGATTTGGATATTCCAGTAGAGTTTGGTGGTGGGCATAGGAAGTTCGGCATTACAAGAGTTCACATGGAAGAGGATGCAGGGAAGCTGATGCATTCAGACGATGGAAGTTACTCA cAGGTTGATCTAAATAGAGCGGGTGTGCCCTTGCTTGAGATTGTTTCTGAACCTGATATGAGAAATGGTATTGAAGCTGCAGAATATGCTGCAGAAATACAGAGGGTGGTTCGGTATTTGGGAGTGAGTAATGGCAATATGCAAGAAGGTTCACTTCGTTGTGATGTCAATGTTTCTGTTCGACCAATTGGGCAATTACAGTTTGGGACGAAG GTGGAGATAAAAAATTTGAACGCTTTTTCGGCAGTGAGCAGGGCAATTGATTATGAAATTTCGAGGCAGGTGCTTCTTCATAGTCAAGGCCAAGACAAAGAAATTGTACAGGAAACACGGCTATGGGAAGAAGGAGCTCAG AAAACAGTTACAATGAGGAAGAAAGAAGGACTATCTGATTACCGATATTTTCCTGAACCAGACCTTCCAGAAGTTTTCCTCACCCAGGACTATGTTGATGGTATTCATAACTCTTTGCCTGAACTTCCAGAAATGAAGCGTCGGAGGTATGAAAAGATGGGCCTAAGCATGCAGGACATTCTTTTCCTTGCTAACGACATGAAT GTTGCAGAATTTTTTGATACTACTATTAAGAAGGGTGCTGATGCGAAGCTAGCTGCCAACTGGATAATGAGTGATATTGCTGCCTATATGAAAAATGAAGAGTTGTCCATCACTGAGGTCAAGCTTTCCCCTCAAGAGTTGGCTGAGTTAATAGCTTCCATAAAAGATGGGACTATTAGTGGGAAGATAGGGAAACAG ATATTGTTTGAGCTTCTAGCAAAAGGTGGTACTGTGAAGGGACTGATAGAAGAAAAAGATTTAGTTCAG ATTGTAGATCCCGCTGAGATTGAGAAAATGGTGGAAAAGGTGTTGTCAGAGAATCCAAAGCAGCTGGACCAATATCGTGGTGGAAAGACTAAGCTGCAAGGTTATTTTGCTGGCCAG ATAATGAAACTGTCAAAAGGAAAAGCAAATCCAGGGCTTCTAAACAAGATTCTGTTAGAGAAATTAAATGCCAAAAGCTGA
- the LOC133708147 gene encoding F-box protein At2g05970-like — protein sequence MTMADDQNCCTKKRAQQCESKWSELPIEIAELILEKLASIDILRFKAVCSSWKYAANSYIAAPYYKPLPQSPWLVLGNGQEDNSCRFFSLEEKKVYTIKNILFEGCCVSSSHGWLVIMNKDSILNLFNPVSGESIQLSDIRALDGFSSFSGSEILKAVLSSEPSGRNNFFLTICIRQTSRSMRSDNLAVYNHGGKTWNPLLASSREIVFHNSKLFALLGKNAVQVWDFKKSCGDRTTVYIFRRKLRNQSLTRTYMVKYSRLVESLGEILRVTLVLVNSLDDSSHKESYFEVYKMNLRPTTSRGTWEKVESLGHRFIIWCRNRASIALSASYFTEFEENSIYCYHRRRIFVYNLKDKVVKPCYRFDESTTNQEPFWIVPNLSLK from the coding sequence ATGACAATGGCCGATGATCAGAATTGTTGCACCAAAAAGAGAGCACAACAATGCGAATCAAAGTGGTCCGAGCTCCCAATTGAAATCGCAGAGTTGATCTTGGAAAAGCTTGCGTCCATTGACATCCTTCGCTTCAAAGCAGTTTGTTCTTCTTGGAAGTATGCTGCAAACTCTTACATCGCTGCACCTTATTACAAGCCATTGCCTCAATCTCCATGGCTCGTgcttggtaatggtcaagaagacAACAGTTGCCGGTTTTTCAGTCTCGAAGAGAAAAAGGTCTATACCATCAAGAACATATTATTTGAAGGCTGTTGTGTGAGCTCATCACATGGGTGGCTGGTGATTATGAACAAGGATTCAATCTTAAATCTTTTCAATCCAGTTTCAGGTGAAAGCATTCAACTCTCAGATATTCGAGCTCTTGATGGCTTTTCCAGCTTTTCTGGTAGTGAAATATTGAAAGCTGTCCTTTCTTCGGAGCCGTCTGGCCGGAATAATTTTTTCTTGACGATTTGCATTAGACAAACATCAAGAAGCATGAGGTCTGATAACCTTGCAGTCTATAATCATGGAGGCAAAACATGGAATCCCTTGCTAGCTAGCTCTCGGGAGATTGTATTCCACAACAGCAAACTATTCGCATTGTTGGGCAAAAATGCAGTTCAAGTTTGGGACTTCAAGAAATCTTGTGGTGATAGGACAACTGTATATATTTTCAGACGGAAATTACGGAATCAATCTTTGACTCGTACTTACATGGTGAAATACTCTCGCTTAGTGGAGTCATTGGGTGAGATTTTGCGTGTGACGCTGGTTTTGGTCAATAGCTTGGATGATAGTTCCCACAAAGAATCGTATTTTGAGGTCTataagatgaatttgaggcctACAACAAGTCGAGGCACGTGGGAGAAAGTGGAAAGTTTAGGTCACAGATTTATAATTTGGTGTCGAAATCGAGCTTCGATAGCATTATCCGCCTCATATTTTACAGAATTTGAAGAAAATTCGATTTACTGTTATCATCGTCGTCGCATATTCGTTTACAACTTAAAAGATAAAGTTGTGAAGCCATGTTACAGATTTGACGAGTCCACAACGAATCAAGAACCTTTCTGGATTGTTCCCAATCTATCCCTGAAGTAG
- the LOC133709513 gene encoding uncharacterized protein LOC133709513 — protein MLGGGKSAPPGRKIMVVADPTQESAGALQYALSKAVFDNDELILFHVENPNWWRNTLTMFLKKPGLMNSGPASTSAGASATTSVDESFGRGDMEFLEEMKSACKICKPKIRVRIEKKAVVEGKDKATIILDQSKVLGIDILIIGQRKSLSTVLLGYRLHGASSRGIKPIDTAEYLIDNSNCTCVGVQKKGQNGGYLLNTKTHKNFWLLA, from the exons ATGCTAGGTGGTGGAAAAAGTGCACCGCCAGGACGGAAAATAATGGTGGTGGCAGATCCAACCCAAGAGTCAGCAGGTGCACTCCAATATGCTCTTTCTAAAGCAGTTTTTGACAATGACGAATTGATCCTTTTCCATGTCGAAAACCCTAATTGGTGGCGAAACACGCTCACCATGTTCCTTAAGAAACCTGGCCTCATGAATTCAGGCCCTGCCAGCACCAGTGCCGGTGCCAGTGCCACCACATCCGTAGACGAAAGCTTTGGAAGAGGGGACATGGAATTTCTTGAAGAAATGAAAAGTGCATGCAAGATTTGCAAGCCAAAAATCCGCGTTCGGATTGAGAAAAAGGCGGTGGTGGAAGGCAAAGACAAAGCAACCATTATTCTAGATCAAAGCAAGGTTCTTGGGATCGATATTCTGATTATAGGACAACGAAAGAGCCTTTCTACAGTACTTTTAGG ATATAGGCTGCATGGAGCATCGTCGCGAGGGATAAAGCCTATAGACACAGCAGAGTATTTGATTGATAACAGCAACTGCACTTGTGTTGGAGTACAGAAGAAGGGACAAAATGGAGGTTACCTTCTCAACACAAAAACCCACAAAAACTTCTGGCTTCTGGCATAG